From one Caldithrix abyssi DSM 13497 genomic stretch:
- a CDS encoding phosphoribosylanthranilate isomerase, protein MFTHLKICGITRLEEAQKIAELGVSFLGFNFYERSPRFVTTGRAREIIRQLPAWVNTVGILVRPTLRECLQILKHTEIKFLQIYDPLDFTDFNRLPAPVIAAFRLKDGVEFSYQRRGEQYVLLDAFHSGVYGGTGRTLNWLQLPAEVPRERLFLAGGINPDNILKALTAVNPAVIDVASGAERAPGVKDLEKVRAMQMTVLSFNLAKIDRAKQNGNN, encoded by the coding sequence ATGTTTACACATCTTAAAATTTGCGGCATCACCCGATTAGAGGAAGCGCAGAAGATCGCAGAGCTGGGCGTAAGTTTTTTAGGATTTAACTTTTACGAACGGAGCCCGCGCTTCGTTACGACTGGCCGGGCGCGGGAGATCATCCGCCAATTGCCGGCCTGGGTGAACACGGTGGGTATTCTGGTCCGGCCAACGCTGCGGGAGTGCCTGCAAATCCTAAAACACACGGAAATTAAATTTTTGCAGATTTACGATCCGCTTGATTTTACAGATTTTAACCGCCTGCCGGCGCCGGTCATTGCCGCCTTTCGTTTAAAAGATGGCGTTGAATTTAGCTACCAGAGGCGCGGCGAGCAGTACGTGTTACTGGATGCCTTTCATTCCGGCGTCTATGGCGGAACTGGAAGGACATTAAACTGGCTTCAACTGCCCGCAGAAGTTCCGCGCGAACGATTGTTTCTGGCGGGCGGCATTAATCCTGATAATATTCTAAAAGCCTTAACAGCCGTCAACCCGGCGGTTATTGACGTAGCCAGTGGAGCGGAACGCGCGCCCGGAGTTAAGGATCTGGAAAAGGTTCGGGCGATGCAGATGACCGTGCTGTCGTTTAATCTTGCAAAGATCGATCGGGCAAAACAGAACGGAAACAATTAA
- the trpB gene encoding tryptophan synthase subunit beta has protein sequence MSNETLNKKLTYLPDERGYFGRFGGQYVPEILKPALDELLAAYQALKNEPQFFREFEEELKNYAGRPTPLYFAQNLTQYYQKARIYLKREDLAHTGAHKINNTIGQILLAKRMGKKRIIAETGAGQHGVATATVAAKAGLECCIYMGEQDVERQKPNVQRMKMLGAEVRPVFSGTQTLKDATNEAMRDWLSNVQNTHYIIGSVVGPHPFPMMVRDFQSVIGRETKEQIQEKEKRLPDYLVACVGGGSNAIGLFYPFLDFKSVKLIGVEAAGLGLQSGKHAASLTSGKPGIFHGMLTYLLQNEDGQVQLPHSISAGLDYPGVGVEHSFLKEDGRAVYTSVTDEEALKAAFLLSKLEGIIPALESAHALAYLEKLMPETSPQQVVVVNVSGRGDKDMETYLKYLE, from the coding sequence GTGTCGAATGAAACGTTAAATAAAAAACTCACTTACTTACCCGATGAGCGCGGCTACTTCGGGCGCTTTGGCGGGCAATATGTGCCTGAGATTTTAAAGCCGGCGCTGGATGAATTACTGGCGGCCTATCAGGCGTTAAAAAACGAGCCGCAATTTTTCAGAGAATTTGAAGAGGAGTTAAAAAACTACGCAGGGCGCCCCACGCCGTTGTATTTTGCGCAAAATCTTACCCAATATTATCAAAAAGCCAGAATTTATTTAAAACGCGAAGACCTGGCGCACACCGGCGCGCACAAAATTAACAACACCATCGGTCAAATTTTGCTGGCGAAACGGATGGGCAAAAAACGAATCATCGCCGAAACCGGCGCCGGCCAGCATGGCGTGGCCACGGCCACGGTGGCGGCAAAGGCCGGCCTGGAGTGCTGCATTTACATGGGCGAGCAAGATGTGGAACGACAAAAGCCCAATGTTCAGCGCATGAAAATGCTGGGCGCCGAGGTACGCCCCGTGTTTTCCGGCACGCAAACTTTGAAAGACGCGACCAACGAGGCCATGCGCGACTGGCTTTCCAATGTGCAAAACACACATTACATCATCGGTTCGGTGGTGGGGCCGCACCCTTTTCCCATGATGGTGCGTGATTTTCAAAGTGTGATTGGGCGTGAAACGAAGGAACAGATTCAGGAAAAGGAAAAACGCCTGCCCGATTACCTGGTAGCCTGTGTGGGCGGCGGAAGCAACGCTATCGGTCTCTTTTATCCGTTTTTAGATTTTAAAAGCGTTAAATTAATTGGCGTGGAGGCTGCCGGATTGGGATTGCAAAGCGGCAAACATGCGGCTTCGTTAACCTCCGGAAAGCCGGGCATTTTTCATGGCATGCTGACCTATCTTCTGCAAAACGAGGACGGGCAGGTGCAGCTGCCTCATTCCATTTCGGCCGGGCTGGATTACCCGGGCGTTGGCGTGGAGCACAGTTTTTTGAAGGAAGACGGCCGCGCCGTTTACACTTCCGTTACGGATGAAGAAGCCCTGAAGGCTGCCTTTTTACTCAGTAAATTGGAAGGCATCATTCCAGCTCTGGAAAGCGCCCATGCGCTGGCTTATCTGGAAAAATTGATGCCCGAAACTTCTCCTCAACAAGTGGTGGTTGTCAATGTAAGCGGCAGAGGCGATAAAGACATGGAAACCTATCTTAAGTATCTGGAATAG
- the trpA gene encoding tryptophan synthase subunit alpha produces the protein MSKRLRELIERNTKSGKKMLSLYVMAGFPDIDSTSDIVLACEQAGVDFIELGMPFSDPIADGPVIQKAADRALRQGVNLHTIFEIVKKIRTQSQIPIILMGYLNPVFQFGLKNFFAECARIGVDGLILPDWPVEESEPYLSLLESYDLDLIYLIAPNTRMERIRYIDRLSRAFIYCTAYTGVTGRNNRPLPQMEKFLGDLKTSLRHPFFIGFGVKSAQDFNFYNRYSAGVIIGSAFIRLLDSCERRSLKKEISRFVTQIRGN, from the coding sequence ATGAGCAAACGTCTGCGTGAACTAATAGAGCGCAACACTAAAAGCGGAAAAAAGATGCTTTCGCTTTATGTAATGGCCGGTTTTCCCGATATCGATTCAACATCAGACATTGTTCTTGCCTGCGAACAAGCCGGCGTGGATTTTATTGAACTGGGCATGCCCTTTTCCGATCCCATCGCCGACGGGCCGGTTATTCAAAAAGCGGCGGACAGAGCGCTGAGACAGGGCGTTAATTTACACACAATCTTTGAAATCGTAAAAAAAATTCGTACACAAAGTCAGATTCCCATAATTTTAATGGGTTACCTGAATCCCGTTTTTCAATTTGGTCTGAAGAACTTTTTTGCCGAATGCGCCAGAATCGGCGTGGATGGTTTGATTTTACCGGATTGGCCGGTGGAAGAAAGCGAGCCCTATCTTTCTCTGCTGGAGTCTTACGATCTGGATTTGATTTACCTGATTGCGCCCAACACGCGCATGGAGCGCATACGGTACATTGATCGTTTAAGCCGGGCATTCATTTATTGTACAGCTTATACCGGCGTAACCGGCAGGAATAATCGCCCTCTGCCGCAAATGGAAAAATTTTTAGGCGATTTAAAAACATCGCTGCGCCATCCATTCTTTATCGGTTTTGGCGTAAAGTCTGCGCAGGATTTTAATTTTTACAATCGCTATTCGGCAGGCGTTATTATTGGCAGCGCATTTATTCGTTTGCTGGATTCCTGTGAGCGACGCAGTCTAAAAAAAGAAATCAGCCGTTTTGTAACACAGATTCGAGGAAATTAG
- a CDS encoding alpha/beta hydrolase family protein, with protein sequence MPFKSFHRLILLMFIILFFSHSFAVAESDERLLTPQELLQLKMVATAQVSPDGNYIAYTVRVPRAADDEPGSAYSELYVMALKTRQITPFITGKVRVVGVQWRPDSKAITFLDKREGDEFRQVYEIRLDGGEAYPITDVQKNISRYQWHPSGKMLVFSATEPPSEKEKFLRKKGYDFIFYEEEWKHINLYAYDLTTKEERQITRDITVLDFIFDPQGGQLFARMTEKNLIDYHYMFTHWYKVNLKDGSYQKVSQNKGKLGNASVSPDGRWLAYNAGLNEHDSDFSQAFLISLDEPQKEAVNITPPKYRGHITWVGWLSNNKMLYLAAEGVENVLYEYNVKNGKRKKILHSAQQGVIFDVPSMSRDRKVFVFTGHSATFPREVFLWKKRKRLTRLTTLNPWLADKTLGEQKVIHYAARDGLQIEGLLIYPVDYQQGKKYPLVVQVHGGPESHYSNGWISRYATPGQTLAARGYFVFYPNYRASTGYGVEFAMQGFGDPAGKEFDDIADGIKYLIDQGLVDPQRVGLGGGSYGGYAAAWFATYYTDLVKAACMFVGVSDMISKKGTTDIPYEELLVHAGKKIEEEWQKILERSPIYWAHQSRTALLIFGGTADTRVHPSQSLELYRRFKMNDKTVRLVQYPGEGHGNARQPGQIDVLYRVLDWYDWYLKENHPVDGPMPPLDISEKYGLSLPE encoded by the coding sequence ATGCCATTTAAGTCGTTCCATCGTTTAATCTTGTTAATGTTTATCATTTTGTTTTTTAGCCATTCATTCGCTGTTGCTGAGAGCGATGAACGGTTGTTAACTCCGCAGGAGCTTTTGCAGCTTAAGATGGTTGCTACTGCTCAGGTTAGCCCTGACGGCAACTATATCGCTTATACCGTGCGCGTGCCGCGTGCTGCGGACGATGAGCCGGGCAGCGCCTATTCAGAGCTTTATGTTATGGCGCTAAAAACGCGTCAAATCACGCCCTTTATTACTGGTAAGGTGAGGGTTGTCGGCGTGCAATGGCGGCCGGACAGCAAGGCCATTACCTTTCTTGACAAACGGGAGGGCGATGAGTTCAGGCAGGTTTACGAAATTCGGCTGGATGGAGGGGAAGCCTATCCTATTACCGATGTCCAAAAAAATATTTCCCGCTACCAATGGCATCCTTCCGGTAAGATGTTGGTCTTTAGCGCCACGGAGCCGCCATCTGAAAAGGAAAAGTTTTTACGTAAAAAAGGCTACGACTTCATCTTTTACGAAGAAGAGTGGAAACACATCAATCTGTACGCTTATGATCTAACCACCAAAGAGGAACGTCAGATTACGCGCGACATTACGGTTCTGGATTTTATCTTTGATCCGCAGGGCGGTCAACTGTTTGCCAGAATGACCGAAAAAAATCTGATTGATTATCACTACATGTTCACGCACTGGTACAAAGTAAATCTCAAAGATGGCAGCTATCAGAAGGTAAGCCAGAACAAGGGTAAATTAGGCAATGCCAGCGTCAGTCCGGATGGCAGGTGGCTGGCTTACAACGCGGGGCTGAACGAACACGATAGCGACTTCAGCCAGGCTTTTTTAATTTCTCTGGATGAACCGCAAAAGGAAGCAGTGAATATTACGCCGCCCAAATACCGGGGACACATCACCTGGGTGGGCTGGCTTTCCAATAATAAAATGTTGTATCTGGCGGCCGAAGGCGTGGAAAATGTTTTGTATGAATACAACGTAAAAAACGGCAAACGAAAAAAAATACTGCACTCTGCCCAGCAGGGCGTCATTTTTGACGTGCCTTCCATGTCCAGAGACAGAAAGGTCTTTGTGTTTACCGGACATTCTGCCACTTTTCCGCGTGAAGTCTTTTTATGGAAAAAACGCAAACGTTTAACGCGTCTGACGACTTTAAACCCCTGGCTGGCCGATAAAACACTGGGCGAGCAAAAAGTGATTCATTATGCGGCGCGGGATGGCCTGCAAATTGAGGGATTGCTTATTTACCCGGTAGATTACCAGCAAGGTAAAAAATATCCGCTGGTGGTGCAGGTGCACGGCGGCCCTGAATCGCACTATTCCAACGGCTGGATCAGTCGGTACGCAACGCCCGGCCAGACGCTGGCTGCGCGCGGTTATTTTGTGTTTTACCCCAACTACCGGGCCAGTACCGGCTACGGCGTCGAGTTTGCCATGCAGGGCTTTGGCGATCCGGCCGGCAAAGAATTTGACGATATTGCGGACGGCATTAAATATTTGATTGATCAGGGGTTGGTTGATCCGCAGCGCGTGGGACTTGGCGGAGGCTCTTATGGCGGTTATGCCGCAGCCTGGTTTGCCACCTATTACACCGATCTGGTTAAAGCGGCCTGTATGTTCGTCGGTGTCAGCGACATGATCAGTAAAAAAGGTACTACGGATATACCCTATGAGGAATTACTGGTTCATGCCGGTAAAAAAATCGAAGAAGAATGGCAAAAAATTCTGGAACGCAGCCCCATTTACTGGGCGCATCAATCCCGCACGGCATTATTGATTTTTGGCGGGACGGCGGATACGCGCGTCCATCCTTCCCAGAGCCTGGAGCTTTACCGGCGCTTTAAGATGAATGATAAAACCGTGCGCCTGGTTCAGTATCCGGGCGAAGGCCACGGAAACGCCCGCCAGCCCGGGCAAATTGATGTGCTCTATCGGGTGCTGGACTGGTATGATTGGTATTTAAAGGAAAATCATCCGGTTGATGGCCCCATGCCACCGCTGGACATCAGCGAAAAGTATGGTCTGAGCCTACCGGAGTAA
- a CDS encoding DUF3108 domain-containing protein has translation MRRFIIAILLWGQFFVVQKYAAAGEIPPFRWQVGERLTWKVSWSFIRLGTLQMIVEDTVRIKNQKLYRIKLLMDSNPVLIFVNIHNQYECLIDSLFRPVIYLVNENESGNKNILLYQFDYDKRQALMQVLDVNDSTHVLDEKIINLEHNLYDGISLTFFARGNASPNKTFELYTFINDRTGPLDMRFGSEVEEVKIRSVGKELLTIRVEGTFHIKGIAGVTGDYKGWFTRDERRVPLKALLKVFVGNVVVELESWKNWHYE, from the coding sequence ATGAGGAGGTTTATTATAGCCATCCTGCTGTGGGGACAGTTTTTCGTTGTACAAAAGTATGCAGCCGCCGGTGAAATTCCTCCGTTTCGCTGGCAGGTCGGCGAGCGGCTTACGTGGAAAGTAAGCTGGTCATTCATTCGCCTGGGGACTCTGCAGATGATCGTGGAAGATACGGTCAGAATAAAAAACCAGAAGTTGTACCGCATCAAATTGTTAATGGATTCCAATCCGGTTTTAATTTTTGTCAATATTCACAATCAATACGAGTGTTTGATCGACTCCCTGTTCCGTCCGGTCATTTACCTGGTTAATGAAAATGAGTCGGGGAATAAGAACATATTGCTTTATCAATTTGACTACGATAAAAGACAGGCGTTGATGCAGGTACTGGATGTAAATGATTCCACCCATGTGCTGGATGAAAAAATTATCAATTTAGAGCACAATTTGTACGATGGGATTTCTTTGACATTTTTTGCACGGGGCAATGCTTCGCCCAATAAAACATTTGAATTGTACACTTTTATTAATGATCGAACGGGCCCGCTGGATATGCGTTTTGGCAGCGAGGTAGAGGAAGTGAAGATTCGTTCGGTTGGAAAAGAGCTCCTGACGATCCGGGTGGAAGGAACGTTCCATATTAAAGGCATCGCCGGTGTTACCGGCGATTACAAGGGTTGGTTCACGCGAGATGAGCGCCGAGTGCCGTTAAAAGCGCTGCTTAAAGTGTTTGTTGGTAATGTGGTTGTGGAGCTGGAATCCTGGAAAAACTGGCATTATGAATAA
- a CDS encoding GNAT family N-acetyltransferase produces the protein MLDTKKEMERLEKEKHRQIVKLVTHSFYKELINYGVNQSDIINVSTQLLDHVLQKKPINNNGTYSKELQLSEVDDRWHIEKKIILGEVHIEPLAEVCIPTICEWLKQHEISQTFIRFFPQDKEKLEEYLLHAPNKQYFAVKYLKEHLVGIIGAENIDEVNKKLEMKKFIGATEYRNRGIGKLATFLFLYYVFEILNFQKIYIHSLDTNIKNINLNSKFGFELEGILYSEVLIDGKSYDVLRMSLLREKWQRLFGQTM, from the coding sequence ATGTTGGACACAAAAAAAGAGATGGAACGGCTCGAAAAAGAGAAGCATCGCCAAATTGTTAAACTGGTTACCCATTCTTTTTACAAAGAGCTAATTAATTATGGCGTAAACCAAAGCGATATTATCAATGTCTCTACACAGTTGTTGGATCATGTACTGCAGAAGAAGCCTATCAATAACAATGGCACTTACAGTAAGGAGTTGCAATTATCCGAAGTAGATGACCGCTGGCACATCGAGAAAAAAATCATTTTAGGCGAGGTCCACATTGAACCTTTGGCCGAGGTATGTATCCCCACTATTTGTGAATGGTTGAAACAACACGAAATTAGTCAGACCTTTATTCGCTTTTTCCCGCAGGATAAGGAAAAACTGGAAGAATATTTGCTTCACGCGCCAAACAAGCAGTATTTTGCCGTTAAATATTTAAAAGAGCATCTGGTGGGCATCATTGGAGCTGAAAACATTGATGAGGTCAATAAAAAACTGGAAATGAAAAAATTTATCGGCGCTACGGAGTACAGGAACCGCGGCATCGGTAAATTAGCGACCTTCCTCTTTTTGTACTATGTTTTTGAGATTCTTAATTTCCAGAAAATTTACATCCATTCGCTGGACACCAATATTAAGAATATTAATCTAAACAGCAAGTTTGGTTTTGAACTGGAAGGGATTTTGTATTCTGAAGTTTTGATCGACGGCAAGTCGTACGATGTTTTGCGCATGAGCCTGCTGCGTGAGAAATGGCAAAGACTGTTCGGGCAGACAATGTAG
- a CDS encoding 2-oxoglutarate dehydrogenase E1 component: protein MIQAIDYLDHIHSGYLESLYEQFKKDPSTLDESWQRFFEGFELGQKTGVSADGEQLAKEFKVIELINAYRTRGHLFTRTNPVRQRRKYRPTLDIENFCLSKQDLKTVFHAGELIGIGAATLEEILQHLNHTYCRSVGAEFMFIRVPERVQWLRERMESTRNEPHLSIEDKKRILQKLNEALVFETFLHKRYLGQKRFSLQGSETLIPGLDFLIEHGAELGVEEFVIGMAHRGRLNVLANILEKTYEEIFAEFEDFPLDEGSFSGDVKYHLGYTSLLKTKRGKQVKVSLSPNPSHLEAVDPVIEGMARAGIDEQYNGDVNKIVPILIHGDAAIAGQGVVYEVIQMSLLEGYATGGTIHLVINNQLGFTTSYLEGRSSTYCTDVAKVTLSPVFHVNADDAEAVVHVIRLAMEYRQKFHTDVFIDLLGYRRYGHNEGDEPRFTQPKLYQAIANHPDPRTIYYQKLLKSSEVERGLAEKMEREFQVQLQEKLNWVRDKKAPISTLQKQKSNGRQSRSSLPKTGVPLDELKTTAERIFRIPEQLNPLPKILKIYDERQRRFAEGKNIDWGMAEALAFGTLVHEKIPVRLSGQDSVRGTFAHRHAAILSQDDEEQYIPLQHVSEDQAPFYIYNSPLSEYAVMGFEFGYSCARPNALTIWEAQYGDFANGAQIVIDEFIASSAEKWNKDNGLVLFLPHGYEGHGPDHSSARIERFLLLAANQNMRIVNCTTPANFFHLLRSQVKLDVRSPLIVFTPKSLLRHPQCVSSLKEFTTGTFKTIIDDAVVDRKKVTRAVLCSGKFYYDINQRRQEVGDRSTAVIRLEQIYPFPKEELERILKRYSNLKEVWWAQEEPENAGALWFMERELSTMQVKTVSRPASAAPATGSHLKHVQEQNALLEKIFNKEE from the coding sequence ATGATACAGGCAATAGATTATTTAGATCACATACATTCAGGCTATCTGGAAAGTTTATATGAACAGTTCAAAAAGGATCCTTCAACGCTTGACGAGAGCTGGCAGCGTTTTTTCGAGGGCTTTGAGTTAGGGCAAAAAACAGGCGTCTCTGCGGACGGCGAACAGCTGGCAAAGGAATTCAAGGTCATAGAATTGATCAATGCCTACCGAACCAGAGGACATCTGTTCACCAGAACAAATCCCGTAAGACAGAGAAGGAAATATCGTCCCACTCTGGATATCGAAAATTTCTGTTTGAGCAAACAAGACCTTAAAACGGTGTTTCATGCCGGCGAGTTGATTGGTATCGGTGCGGCGACGCTTGAAGAGATACTGCAGCATTTAAACCATACCTATTGCCGTTCGGTTGGCGCGGAGTTCATGTTTATTCGGGTGCCGGAGCGTGTGCAGTGGCTGCGCGAGCGCATGGAATCCACCAGAAACGAGCCCCATTTGTCTATTGAGGATAAAAAACGGATTTTGCAGAAGTTGAACGAAGCGCTGGTATTTGAAACTTTTTTGCACAAGCGCTATCTGGGGCAAAAGCGATTTTCGTTGCAAGGCAGCGAAACGTTGATTCCCGGCCTTGATTTTTTAATCGAGCACGGCGCAGAATTGGGAGTGGAAGAGTTCGTGATTGGTATGGCGCATCGCGGACGACTCAACGTGCTGGCTAATATTCTTGAAAAGACCTACGAAGAAATTTTTGCTGAATTCGAGGATTTCCCGCTTGATGAAGGTTCCTTCTCGGGCGATGTGAAATACCACCTGGGCTATACCAGTCTGTTGAAAACCAAACGTGGAAAACAGGTAAAAGTGAGCCTCTCTCCCAATCCTTCTCATCTTGAGGCGGTTGACCCGGTTATTGAAGGTATGGCGCGGGCGGGTATTGACGAGCAGTACAATGGGGACGTTAATAAAATTGTGCCCATTCTCATTCATGGCGATGCAGCCATCGCCGGTCAGGGCGTGGTGTACGAGGTGATTCAAATGTCTTTGTTAGAAGGCTACGCAACCGGTGGAACCATCCATCTGGTAATTAATAACCAGTTGGGTTTTACCACCAGCTATCTGGAAGGTCGTTCCAGCACCTACTGCACCGATGTGGCTAAAGTGACGCTTTCGCCGGTTTTTCATGTAAATGCCGATGACGCCGAGGCGGTGGTGCACGTTATTCGTCTGGCCATGGAATACCGTCAGAAGTTTCATACCGATGTGTTTATTGATTTGTTAGGTTATCGGCGCTATGGTCATAACGAGGGCGACGAACCGCGTTTTACCCAGCCTAAATTGTACCAGGCCATTGCCAATCACCCCGATCCGCGTACGATTTACTATCAAAAGTTGCTCAAAAGCAGCGAGGTGGAACGCGGCCTGGCCGAAAAGATGGAGCGCGAATTTCAGGTGCAATTGCAGGAAAAGTTAAACTGGGTGCGCGATAAAAAAGCTCCCATTTCCACTCTCCAAAAACAGAAGTCCAATGGCAGGCAGTCCCGCTCCTCTCTGCCGAAAACCGGTGTTCCGTTGGATGAATTAAAAACGACGGCGGAGCGCATTTTCCGCATTCCGGAGCAGTTAAATCCTCTGCCAAAAATTCTTAAAATTTATGATGAGCGGCAGAGACGGTTTGCGGAGGGAAAGAATATCGATTGGGGCATGGCCGAAGCGCTGGCCTTTGGCACGCTGGTGCATGAAAAAATTCCGGTCAGACTCAGCGGGCAGGACAGCGTGCGCGGCACTTTTGCGCACCGCCATGCGGCCATTTTGTCGCAGGATGATGAAGAGCAGTACATCCCGCTGCAGCATGTGTCCGAAGATCAGGCGCCGTTTTACATTTACAACTCGCCGTTGTCGGAATATGCCGTGATGGGCTTTGAATTCGGTTATTCTTGCGCCAGGCCCAATGCGCTTACGATCTGGGAAGCCCAGTACGGCGATTTTGCCAATGGCGCGCAAATCGTTATTGATGAGTTTATCGCCAGTTCTGCGGAAAAGTGGAACAAGGACAATGGGCTGGTTCTCTTCCTGCCGCACGGTTATGAGGGTCACGGGCCCGATCATTCGTCAGCCCGCATTGAACGCTTTTTACTGCTGGCCGCCAATCAGAACATGCGTATTGTTAACTGCACAACGCCGGCCAATTTTTTTCATTTATTGAGATCGCAGGTAAAATTGGACGTCAGATCGCCTTTGATCGTCTTTACGCCTAAAAGTCTGCTGCGCCATCCCCAATGCGTCAGTTCATTAAAGGAATTTACAACCGGAACGTTTAAAACGATTATCGATGACGCTGTTGTGGATCGAAAAAAGGTGACGAGGGCCGTGCTTTGCTCCGGCAAATTCTATTATGATATTAACCAGCGCAGACAGGAGGTAGGCGACCGGAGCACGGCCGTGATCCGCCTGGAGCAAATTTATCCCTTTCCGAAAGAAGAATTAGAGCGGATTCTGAAAAGGTATTCCAATTTAAAAGAAGTGTGGTGGGCGCAGGAGGAACCGGAGAATGCCGGAGCCCTGTGGTTCATGGAAAGAGAACTGAGTACAATGCAGGTAAAAACGGTCAGCCGTCCGGCCAGCGCTGCGCCGGCCACGGGATCGCATTTAAAACATGTACAGGAACAAAACGCATTACTGGAAAAAATTTTTAATAAAGAAGAGTAG
- the odhB gene encoding 2-oxoglutarate dehydrogenase complex dihydrolipoyllysine-residue succinyltransferase, with translation MRIEIKAPEVGESINEVTIGKWLKKDGDFVEQDEIICEVESEKATLEVVSENSGQIKILVKEGETVPIGTPIATIETDAARPQKDSKVSDESVVEKTVDIATKTAEEHKLKITPVARKIIQEKKIDEKLLARFSADERITKARLEELLKDQQNDALAAQAAEFKEDEERTKSAQPSGIGRKERRERMSTLRQTIARHLVQAKQSTAMLTTFNEVDMSEIIKLRQEYKEEFLQKKGVKLGFMSFFIKATAQALQEFPVVNARIDGEDIVYHEYVDIGVAVSTDRGLVVPVIRDVQNLSLAEIEREVARLAAAARDKKLSIEELKGGTFSITNGGVFGSLLSTPIINIPQTAILGMHNIQERPVAIEGQVVIRPMMYLALSYDHRVIDGKESVQFLVRVKELIERPIRLLLDV, from the coding sequence ATGAGAATAGAAATCAAAGCGCCGGAAGTCGGTGAATCGATTAACGAGGTAACCATTGGCAAATGGTTGAAAAAAGACGGGGATTTTGTGGAGCAGGATGAAATCATCTGTGAAGTGGAATCAGAAAAGGCCACTTTAGAAGTCGTATCGGAAAATAGCGGTCAGATTAAAATATTGGTGAAGGAAGGAGAAACCGTACCCATTGGCACGCCTATCGCCACCATCGAAACAGATGCTGCCCGGCCTCAAAAAGATTCGAAGGTTTCCGATGAGTCGGTTGTGGAAAAAACGGTTGACATAGCGACGAAAACCGCAGAAGAGCACAAACTGAAAATTACACCGGTCGCCCGTAAGATCATCCAGGAAAAAAAGATCGACGAAAAGTTACTGGCCAGGTTTTCTGCCGATGAGCGGATCACCAAAGCCAGGCTGGAAGAGCTATTAAAAGACCAGCAGAACGACGCGCTCGCCGCCCAGGCCGCAGAGTTTAAAGAGGATGAAGAGCGGACAAAAAGCGCGCAACCATCCGGCATTGGACGAAAAGAGCGCCGCGAGCGAATGTCCACTCTGCGGCAGACCATTGCCCGCCATCTTGTGCAGGCCAAGCAGTCCACGGCCATGCTCACCACTTTTAATGAAGTGGATATGAGCGAAATCATTAAGCTCAGGCAGGAATACAAAGAGGAATTTTTGCAGAAAAAGGGCGTTAAGCTGGGCTTCATGTCTTTTTTTATCAAGGCGACGGCGCAGGCTTTACAGGAGTTCCCTGTGGTCAATGCAAGAATCGACGGTGAGGACATTGTTTACCATGAATACGTGGATATTGGTGTCGCCGTTTCTACCGATCGCGGTCTGGTGGTGCCTGTAATCAGAGATGTGCAGAATCTGAGTCTCGCTGAAATTGAAAGGGAAGTGGCCCGGCTGGCCGCGGCGGCGCGAGACAAAAAATTATCGATTGAGGAGTTGAAAGGCGGCACATTTTCCATTACCAACGGCGGTGTGTTTGGCTCTTTGCTTTCCACGCCCATCATAAATATTCCGCAAACCGCCATATTGGGGATGCACAACATCCAGGAGCGTCCCGTGGCCATTGAGGGACAGGTGGTCATTCGTCCCATGATGTATCTGGCGCTGTCCTACGATCACCGCGTCATTGACGGCAAAGAGTCGGTTCAATTTTTGGTACGCGTTAAGGAATTAATTGAGCGTCCTATCCGTTTGTTGCTTGATGTGTAA
- a CDS encoding hydrogenase maturation protease, with protein sequence MGGEKKNTLILGLGNPLLGDDRLGLLLVEDLQKNSQLRQKASFFFSSQSGLYLLDLLIGYQCVIFIDTISCAREVAGQVQCIALKKSAATVYGSSPHYIGIHSMIALGNRLHLNMPKELWLIGITVNEGLQIEEGLSKEIQKKYGQILKKVEREVLGILSGRSLKGARPCRASMC encoded by the coding sequence ATGGGCGGTGAGAAAAAAAACACCCTAATTCTGGGGCTGGGTAATCCGCTTTTGGGCGACGATCGTCTGGGGCTTTTACTGGTTGAGGATTTGCAGAAAAACAGCCAGCTGCGGCAAAAAGCCTCTTTTTTTTTTTCCAGCCAGTCCGGGCTTTATTTGCTTGACCTGCTAATCGGTTATCAATGTGTTATTTTTATTGATACCATCTCCTGCGCACGTGAAGTTGCAGGCCAGGTTCAATGCATTGCTTTAAAAAAATCCGCCGCCACGGTTTACGGCAGTTCTCCGCACTACATCGGCATTCATTCCATGATTGCCCTGGGAAATCGTTTGCATCTGAACATGCCCAAAGAGCTGTGGTTAATCGGCATAACCGTGAATGAAGGGCTGCAGATCGAAGAAGGGCTGAGCAAAGAAATTCAAAAAAAATACGGACAAATCTTAAAAAAGGTTGAACGGGAAGTACTCGGCATTTTATCGGGCAGATCGCTAAAGGGGGCTCGCCCGTGCCGGGCTTCCATGTGTTAA